The DNA segment CCTCACCGCGCTCCTGCGGACGGCTGCCGCCGACGACGTCCGGGAGACAGCCGTCGTCGGCGACACCTCCTACGACATGCTCAGCGGCGTCCGCGCGGGCGCCGGCCTGGTCGCCGGCGTCCTGACCGGCGCGCACGACGCGGACGCACTGCGGGCGGCCGGCGCCACCCATGTCCTCGGCTCCGTCGCGGAGTTGCCAGGAGTGCTGACATGAGCGGCATCCGCTTCGACTCCGTCAGCGTCGCCTACGACGGCAACGTCGTCCTCGACTCGCTCGACCTCACCGTCGAGCCCGGCGAGGTCATGGCGCTGCTCGGGCCGTCCGGATCCGGCAAGACCACCGCGTTGCGGGCGGTCGCCGGGTTCGTACGGCCCGCCTCCGGGCGGGTGTTCCTCGGCGGACAGGACGTCACCGACCTGCCGCCGTACCGGCGGGGCATCGGGATGGTCGTCCAGCAGTACGCGCTGTTCCCGCACATGCGGGTCGAGGAGAACGTCGCCTTCGGATTGAAGGCGCAGAAGACCCCCAAGGTCACCAAGTCCGAGATCCGCACCCGGGTCGCCGAAGCCCTGGAGATGACGGGCATGGCCGCCTACGCCCGCCGCTACCCGCGCGAGCTGTCCGGCGGCCAGCAGCAGCGCGTCGCCATCGCCCGCGCCCTCGCCATCCGCCCCGGCGTCCTCCTCCTCGACGAACCGCTCTCCGCCCTCGACGCCCGCCTGCGCTCCGGCATGCTCGCCGAACTGGCCCGTCTCCACCGCGAGTTGCCGGACGTGACGATCCTGTACGTCACCCACGACCAGGTCGAGGCCCTCACCCTCGCCGACCGGATCGCGGTGATGGACAGCGCCCGGCTCCAGGCCTGCGGCACCCCGCGGGAGCTGTACCGGGCGCCGGCCAACGAGTTCACCGCGTCCTTTGTCGGAAACGCCAACCTGCTGCCGGTGACGGTCGGTTCGGGCGGCGTCGCCTTCGGCGGCGGCGAACTGAAGGTGGACACGGAGGGCGCGGCGCCGGGTGCGAAGGCGACGCTGTGCGTACGGCCCCACCTCGTCGGCCTCGGCGACGGACCCAACGGGCTCTCCGGGACCGTGACGGAGATCCAGTGGCGCGGCGCCACCCACCGGCTGTACGTCGAGGTCGACGGCCACCCGGTCATAGCGGACCTGCGGGAACTCAAGGACCCGCCCGCCCACGGCGACGAGGTCACCCTGCACTTCTCCCCGGACGACGCGGTACTGCTGGCCGCAGGAGTGAGCCATGGCTGAGGTCGTTCGTCGGCTGAGGGCGGGCCGTGGCTGGTCGCGCCCGCGCGGCGGCAGCCGCAGAATCAGCAAGGTCCCGCGCCCCTGGTTGGCTGCCGTCCCGCCAGTCGCCTTGCTCTCCGCCCTTTTCCTCTACCCCCTCGCCCTCGTAGTCCAGCAGTCACTCCAGCCCGACACCGGCGGCACGTCCCTCCAGCCGTACGCCGACGTCTTCGCCTCCCACGCCTTCCGCGAGGCGCTGTGGACCACCGTGTGGCTGGCGGTCGGCTCGACCGCCGGATGTCTGGTCCTCGGGTTCGTCATCGCGCTCGTCATCGCCTTCGTGCCCTTCCCCGGGGCACGGGCGGTGGCCCGCTTCATCGACGTCTTCCTGTCCTTCCCGTCCTTCCTGATCACGCTGGCCCTGCTGTTCATCTACGGCACGGTCGGCATGGCCAACGGCCTGTGGACCGACGTCACCGGCGCCCAGGACGGACCCTTCCAGTTCCTCACCACGCCCTGGGGGGTCCTGCTCGCCGAGATCACGTACTTCACGCCGTTCGTCGTACGACCGCTGCTCGCGGCCTTCTCCCAGCTGGACACCGCCCAGCTGGAGGCGGCCAGTTCGCTCGGCGCGCGCCCGCTGCGCATCATCCGCCGGGTGATCCTCCCCGAGGCGCTGCCCGCCCTCGCCGCGGGCGGCAGTCTCGTGCTGGTCCTGTGCCTCAACGAGTTCGGCATCGTCCTGTTCACCGGCGCGAAAGGCGTCACGACCCTGCCGATGCTCGTCTACAGCAAGGCGATCCTGGAGTCCGACTACCCGGGCGCGTGTGTGGTCGCCGTCGTCAACGTCCTGATCTCCGTGGGCCTCTACGGCCTCTACCGGGTGGTGAGCCGCCGTGCTCGTGCATAGCCGCGGGGCCAAGTGGGCCGTATGGGCCCTGTTCCTAGTCCTGTTCCTGCCCCTGTTCGCCCTTCCGCTGCTCGTCGTCCTCGGCGCTTCCTTCGCCACCAACTGGTCGAGCGTGCTGCCCTCCGGCTTCACGACCGGCCACTACAGCGCCGCCACCCGCGGCGAGGCCCTCCAGGCCCTCACCGCCAGCCTGGTCACGGCCGCCGCCGCGAGCCTGCTCGCGCTCGTGGCCGGGACCTGGGCGGCCCTCGCGGCGGCCGGGCTGAAGAGGCGGTACCGCAGGGTCCTGGACGCGCTGTTCGTCCTGCCGGTCGCGGTGCCCTCGGTGGTCGTCGGCCTCGCGATCCTGGTGGCGTTCTCCCAGCCGCCGTTCCTGCTCAACGGCACCCGCCAGATCGTGATCCTCGCCCACACCGTCCTGGTCACCGCCTTCGCCTACCAGTCCGTGTCCGCAGCCCTCGCCCGCCTCGACCCCGCGTACGAACAGGCCGCCGCCTCCCTCGGCGCCCGGCCCGCCTACGTGCTGTGGCGGGTCAGGCTCCCCCTCCTGCTGCCGTCCCTCACCGCTGCCGCCGGCCTCTGCTTCGCCCTGTCCATGGGCGAGTTGAGCGCCACGATGATGCTCTACCCGCCCGACTGGACCCCGCTGCCCGTCCTGATCTACGCGGCCACCGACCGCGGCGCCCTCTTCGCCGGCTCCGCCCTCGCGGTGGTCCTGATGGCGGCGACACTGCTCGCGCTGTTCGCCGTCTCCCGCATCCGCACCCGAGCCTCGTACCGCTGACCCGCAGCCCCGGCTCGCCCCGCTGATCCAGCTCGCAAGAACCCTCAACGCGCAAGGAGCTCCTCCGCCATGCCCAGAAACACCCTCAAGCTCGCGACAGCCCTCGCCCTCCTCGCCGCCCCGGCCCTGTCCGCCTGCGGCGGCAACTCCGCAGCCGCCGACGAGAAGGTCGTCACCGTCTACAGCGCCGACGGCCTCAAGGGCGAGCACGGTGACGGCTGGTACGACCGGATCTTCAAGGACTTCGAGAAGCAGACCGGCATCAAGGTCGAGTACGTCGAGGGCGGCTCAGGCGAGATGGTGCAGCGCGCCGCCCGGGAGAAGGGCAACCCGCAGGCCGACGTGATCGTCACGCTCCCGCCGTTCATCCAGCAGGCCGACGGCAAGGGCCTGCTGCAGAAGTACGCCCCGAAGGGCTCCGACCAGGTCAGCGGCGCCGACAAGGCCGCCGACGCGACCTGGACCTCGGTCGTGAACAACTACTTCGGGTTCATCTACAACAAGAAGGAGCTGAAGCAGGCGCCCGCCACGTGGGAGGAGCTGCTGGAGGGCAAGTACAAGAACAAGCTCCAATACTCCACCCCGGGCGTCGCCGGCGACGGAACGGCCGTGCTCATCAAGGCCATGCACGACTTCGGCGGCGAGAAGCCCGCCATGGACTACCTCCGCAAGCTCCAGTCCAACAACGTCGGACCCTCCGCCTCCACCGGCAAGCTCGCACCCAAGGTCGACAAGGGTGAACTGCTCGTCGCCAACGGTGACGTCCAGATGAACTTCGCCCAGTCCAAGACCATGCCGAACCTCGGCATCTGGTTCCCTGCGAAGGACGGCGGCAAGCCCACCACCTTCGCCCTGCCCTACGCCGCCGGTCTCGTCACCGACGCCCCCCACACCGAGAACGGCAAGAAGCTCCTCGACTTCATGCTGAGCAAGGACGCCCAGAAGCAGGTCAGCGAGATCGGCGGCGGCTTCAGCGCCCGCCAGGACGTCAAGGCCACCGACGCCAACGCCACCGCGCTCGCCAAGATCATCGACGGCGTCGAGGTCTTCGAGCCCGACTGGGACGACATCGACAAGAACCTGACGTCGTACGTCGACGCCTGGAAGTCGGCCACCGACAGCTGATCCACGACAGCTGACCCACCCCGTACGGACCGCACCACGCAACGCCCCTGGCACCACACCGGGGGCGTCGCCATGCCCGCTCCCACCCGCCCAGGAGGATCACGTGACGTCACACCTGTCCCGCCGCACCGTCCTCACCACCACCACGGCGACCGCCGCCACCCTGGCACTCGGCGCCTCCACCGCGCCCGGCGCGCACGCCCTGCCCACGCTCCCGAACGGCACCAGCAAGGACAAGGTGCTCGTCATCGGCATGGACGGCCTGCGGCACGACCGCATCGACGCGGCCAGCGCCCCGCACCTGAAGGCCATGATGAGCGAGGGCACGTACGGCACCTCGCTGCTGTACTCGGGCCCGATGGCCGCGACGTCCTCGGGCCCCGGCTGGTCCACCATCGCCACCGGCGTGTGGCCCGACAAGCATGGCGTGAAGGACAACACCTTCGTCGGCAAGAACTACGCCCGCTACCCCGGCTTCCTCGCCCGCCTCGCCCAGGTCCGGCCCGCCCTGTCCACCTACGCCGCCGTCGACTGGAAGCCCTTGGACACCCAGGGCACCGTCACCCCCGGCGCGGACGCGAAGCTGGTCCTCGACGGCGACGCCGACGGCTACACCGGGCACGACGCCACCATCGCCGCCGAGACCGAGGCGCTCCTGCGCGACCAGAACCCGGACGTCCTGTTCGTCTACTTCGGCCAGTCCGACATCGTGGGCCACAACCAGGGCGCGGGCAGCCAGGCCTACCTCGACCAGATCGCGGTCCAGGACGCGTTCGTCGGCCGGCTGCGCGCCGCGGTCAAGGCCCGGCCCAGTTACGCCTCCGAGCGCTGGACGGTCATCGTCGCCACCGACCACGGCCACACGGACCCGGGCGGCCACGGCGGGTCCTCGATCGAGGAGCGGCGCACGTTCGTGCTTGCCACCGGCCCGGGCATCGCAGCCGGCGCCCGCCCGATCGACACGCGGCTCGTCGACGTCGTCCCCACCGTCCTCAAGCAGCTCGGCATCCCCGTCGACCCCGCCTGGGGCCTGGACGGCAAGCCGGTCCAGGAGCGCTCCGGCGACCCCTTCGACGCGCTCACCCTGGCCACCCGCACGGACGAGACGGGCATCCCGTCGACCGTCCGCGGCTACACGCACACCCCGCCGAGCGGCTGGTCCGTCATCAACAACGCCATGGGCACCGGCGGCATGACCGAGTGGCGCGGCTGGGCGTTCGCCACCGACGAGTTCTGGTCCCGCACCCAGCGTGACCAGTGGCGTGAGCTCAACGTCCGCGCCCGCGGCGTCTTCGCGGTCGCCGACTCCGACGAGTGGGCCGACAAGAGCTTCTCCGGCACGTACGACTCGACCCTGGTCACCCCGGCGTACGACGTCACCGGGAAGACGAAGGTGCGGCTGGACTTCACGACCCTCTACCGGCAGGAGGGCTCCCAGACGGCCCAGATCCTCGCGTCCTTCAACGGCGGCACGCCCACCGTCGTCAAGAGCTACACCTCCGACGTCGTCTCGCAGCCGCAGTCCGTTTCCGTCGACGTCCCCTCCGGGGCCGCCAGCGTGAGCTTCCGGTTCCGCTACACCGGGTCCAACAACTGGTACTGGGTGATCGACGGGGTCAGGATCAGCCAGTCCTGATTACTCTGGGGGCGTCGGTACGCCGTGGTTCCGGCGCCCCCAGCTCATCCCGTACGCAGGCCAGGAGCACAGCAACATGGCAGACCGCAAGCCCATCGAGTCCTGGCTCACCGACATGGACGGTGTGCTCATCCACGAGGGTGTGCCGATTTCCGGCGCCGACGCCTTCATCAAGAGGCTGCGCGAGTCCGGCAAGCCCTTCCTCGTCCTCACCAACAACTCGATGTACACCCCGCGCGACCTGCACGCCCGGCTGAACCGCATGGGCCTGGAAGTGCCGATCGAGAACATCTGGACCTCGGCGCTGGCCACCGCCAAATTCCTCGACGTCCAGCGCCCGGGCGGTTCGGCGTACGTCATCGGCGAGGCGGGCCTGACCACCGCGCTGCACGACATCGGGTACATCCTCACCGACCACGACCCGGACTACGTCGTCCTCGGCGAGACCCGCACCTACTCCTTCGAGGCCATGACCAAGGCGGTCCGGCTGATCAACGCCGGCGCCCGTTTCATCTGCACCAACCCCGACGAGACGGGTCCGTCGACCGAGGGCCCGCTGCCCGCGACCGGCGCCGTCGCCGCGCTGATCACCAAGGCGACCGGCAAGCAGCCGTACTTCGCGGGCAAGCCGAACCCGCTGATGATGCGGACCGGCCTGAACGCCATCGGGGCGCACTCCGAGTCCAGTGCCATGATCGGCGACCGCATGGACACCGACGTGCTGGCCGGCATGGAGGCCGGGATGCAGACGTTCCTGGTGCTCACCGGGCTGACCCGGCCCGAGCAGGTGGAGAACTTCCCGTACCGGCCCTCCAAGGTCGTCGACTCCATCGCGGACCTCGTCGACCGGATCTGAAACCCGGGGACGGGGAAACGGGGCGCAACACGACCCGTACGGAGCAGTGCGGCCCCGCTGAGGATGCGGGGCCGGTGCCCCGGGGGGAGTCTCCAGGTAACTGGAGGTTCACGATGGGATCACTGCGGGTCACTCTCTGTGCGATGGCCGCCCTGGGCGCGGTCGCCGTCGCTCCGGCGGCACACGCGGCGGACGCGGCGGACGGGGGTGTCTCGGTCAGCCCGTCGTCCCCCCGCCCGGGCGGGGACATCGCGCTGCGAGTGAGCGGATGCCCGGAGCGGGCCGCCAAGGCCGTCTCCGAGGCGTTCGTCGCCGACGGCCGCCTCACCGTCGGCGCGGACGGCACCCTCACCGGCGAGAGCCGCATCCGCTCCACGCTCACGGCGGGCACGTACGACGTGAAGGTCGCCTGCGGCGGGGAGCTGTCCCGCACGGGCGCGGTCACGGTCGCCGGGCCGCAGGGCGCGCGGCACGGGGCGGAGCCGTCGGGCCACGCCTCTCCCGTGGCGCCCGTCCCCGCCGGCGGCGGTGGCACCGCCCGGCTCGCCGTCGTGGACGCCCGTGAGGCCGGTCCCGGCACGGCGCACACGGTGACCGGGCTGGTCCTCGCCGGCGTCGCGGCGACCGCAGTGGCGCTGCGCAGCGCACGCCGCAGCCGCGAGCAGCGCAGGCCGCACTGACCATGTCCGAGCACGAACGCCCTGCCTACGGGGGCCGCCTGCTCATGGGCGTGGCCTGGACCGTGCTGCTGCTCGGACTGTGGCTCTGGGGGCGCGAGGTCACCGACGTACAACAGGGCATCTCCGCGCCCGTGGCCGGCGACGTCGCCGCGGTCGGCCGGCCGCCGCAGGTGGACCTGCCGTCCGCCGCACGCCCGCTGGGCGACGCGCTGCCGCAACGCCTCGACATTCCCGGGCTCGGCATCCAGGCACCCGTCGTCGCCCGGGGCCTCGACCGCCACGGCGCCATCGACCCACCGCCCTACGTCCAGGCCGGCGACGTCGGCTGGTACGCGGCGGGGGTGAAGCCCGGAGCCGTCGGGGCCGCGCTGATGGTGGGTCACGTCGACACCGAGAGCCGCCCGGCCGTGTTCCACCGCCTCCGTGCGCTGAAGCCGGGCGCGACGGTGCGGGTGCTCCGCGACGACGGCAAGGTCGCCGAGTTCACCGTGGACGACGTCGACATCGTCCCCCGCGACCGCTTCGACGCGCACCAGGCCTACGGCACCCACCACCAGGGTCGCGCCGAACTGCGCCTGCTCACCTGCGGCGGCACCTTCGACCGAACGACCCGCACCTACACGGCGAACGTGATCGTGTCGGCGTATCTCACGGGGACGGGGCTGTGACGGGCGCACCCGCTCACCTGGCCCGGTCGACGACCGCTCCCCCGAAGTCGCCGACCGGGCTGGTCCTCGACCGCGCGCGCACGGGCTGCGGGAGTAACCCGGCGACCGGCGCGGGAGGCTTTGTGTGACCAGAGTTGGGGGGCTCGTCCGACCGGGGGCTGGGGTCGTCCGGACATGACTCTAGAGCGGATGGCTGCCGGGGCCCAGAGGAAGTTCGCGGGGGTGCTACGCGCGTCCCTCGTCGTCCGCAAGCCCCGCCTGCCGGCGCAGTTCGGCGTCGTCCGCGACCCGGTCGATGACCTCCTGCGCGACCCGGTCCAGCGGCAGCCGGCGCCGGCGCGCGTACTGCCGCATCGCCACGAAGGCGTGGTCGGCGGGAGTGTGCCAGCGCTCGGAGAGCATGCCCTTGGCCTGCTCGATGCGCACCCTGCTGGACAGCGCCTGCTGCAACTGACCGGCGAGGGTGCGGCACTGGACGTACGTCGTGTTGTTCTCCAGGCCCAGGGCCGCGCAGTCGGCGATGAGCTGGGCCAGCCGCAGCGTCGTACCGTCCTCGGACGGGGAGCCGTCGGTGCGGTCGGCGCCGAAGACGTTGAGCGCGCCGAGCAGCAGGTCCCGGCGGCGCAGCGGGACCGCGTACGTCGTGACGATGCCGTGGGCGAGCGCCCGCTCCGTGAACTCGGGCCAGCGGGAGTCCGTCCGGGCCGCCCCGAGCGAGACCGGCGGCACCGCTCGCCCGGAGCTGTAACTGTCCAGACAGGGCCCGCCGCCGTACTGGGCCCGCAGCAGCTCCAGGGCGATCTCCCGGTCCGCGCCGCCCGCCGCCAGCGACACCGCCCGCCCGTCGTCGATCAGCATGAACCCCGCGCCCCGCGCGGCCAGCAGCCCCACACAGTGGTCGGCGACGCCCGATAAGTAGTGCGCGGCCTCGAAGCCGTCGACGAGCGTGTCCGCCGACTCCACCAACGCCTCCGCCAGCCGGATCTCCCGGGTGCTCCGGTGCATGCCCGCACCCTCCCCTTCCCCTGTCGCCCTTTTTCCCCTGTCGTCGTCGCAGCCGTCATAGTGGCTGTAACAGCTCTCCGACAAGACTCGGCGAACTCGTGTGCCCCACGACACGTATGTCAGGATTGAGCCTTGGAACAGTGCACCCGAGGGGGAGCTGGATGTACCTGAACAGGGGGCCTGGCGGGGGCTCGCGCGCGGACGTCCGCGGTGGTGCTGGGGGCGGCACTGCTGATGGCGGGCTGTTCGTCCTCCGGGGACGGCGACGACCTCGACGACAACGCCGGCGCCGGAATCAGTCAACAGCCCAAGGAGACCGACCCGTTCTGGGTGAACCCGGACGGGAACGCGGCCGAGCAGGTGGCGGCCTACGCGAAGGCCGGCAAGAAGGAGGACGCCGAGGAGATCCGCAAGATAGCGGAGCAGCCGACGGGCGAGTGGATCGGCCCGGAGAGCCCGGAGCAGGAGGCACTCGGCTTCACCGAGGCCGCCGACAAGGCGGGCCGTACGGCCCTGCTGGTCCTCTACAACATCCCGCACCGCGACTGCGGCCAGTACTCCCAGGGCGGCGCCGCCGACGGCAACGCCTACCGGACCTGGATCGACGGCGTGGCCAAGGGCATCGGGGACCGGGACACCACGGTGATCCTGGAGCCGGACGCGGTACTGCACCTGGTCGACGGCTGCACCCCCGGCGAGTTCCACGAGGAGCGCTACGACCTCCTCAAGGGCGCCATCACCAAGCTCAAGTCCCTGAAGAACACCAAGGTCTACGTCGACGCGGGCAACGCCGGCTGGGGTCATCCCGACCAGATCTTCGAGCCCCTGAAGCGGGCGGGCATCGACCAGGCCGACGGGTTCTCCGTCAACGTCTCCAACTTCTACACGACCGCGGACTCGATCAAGTACGGCAAGGAGCTCTCCACCAAGGTGGGCAACAAGCCGTTCGTCATCGACACCAGCCGCAACGGCAACGGCCCCTACACCGAGGGCAACCCGGACGAGCGCTGGTGCAACCCGCCGGGCCGCGCCCTGGGGGAGACGCCCACGACCAAGACCGCCGACCCGCTGGTCGA comes from the Streptomyces sp. NBC_00443 genome and includes:
- a CDS encoding class F sortase, translating into MSEHERPAYGGRLLMGVAWTVLLLGLWLWGREVTDVQQGISAPVAGDVAAVGRPPQVDLPSAARPLGDALPQRLDIPGLGIQAPVVARGLDRHGAIDPPPYVQAGDVGWYAAGVKPGAVGAALMVGHVDTESRPAVFHRLRALKPGATVRVLRDDGKVAEFTVDDVDIVPRDRFDAHQAYGTHHQGRAELRLLTCGGTFDRTTRTYTANVIVSAYLTGTGL
- a CDS encoding ABC transporter permease — protein: MLVHSRGAKWAVWALFLVLFLPLFALPLLVVLGASFATNWSSVLPSGFTTGHYSAATRGEALQALTASLVTAAAASLLALVAGTWAALAAAGLKRRYRRVLDALFVLPVAVPSVVVGLAILVAFSQPPFLLNGTRQIVILAHTVLVTAFAYQSVSAALARLDPAYEQAAASLGARPAYVLWRVRLPLLLPSLTAAAGLCFALSMGELSATMMLYPPDWTPLPVLIYAATDRGALFAGSALAVVLMAATLLALFAVSRIRTRASYR
- a CDS encoding GAF and ANTAR domain-containing protein, whose translation is MHRSTREIRLAEALVESADTLVDGFEAAHYLSGVADHCVGLLAARGAGFMLIDDGRAVSLAAGGADREIALELLRAQYGGGPCLDSYSSGRAVPPVSLGAARTDSRWPEFTERALAHGIVTTYAVPLRRRDLLLGALNVFGADRTDGSPSEDGTTLRLAQLIADCAALGLENNTTYVQCRTLAGQLQQALSSRVRIEQAKGMLSERWHTPADHAFVAMRQYARRRRLPLDRVAQEVIDRVADDAELRRQAGLADDEGRA
- a CDS encoding HAD-IIA family hydrolase, whose amino-acid sequence is MADRKPIESWLTDMDGVLIHEGVPISGADAFIKRLRESGKPFLVLTNNSMYTPRDLHARLNRMGLEVPIENIWTSALATAKFLDVQRPGGSAYVIGEAGLTTALHDIGYILTDHDPDYVVLGETRTYSFEAMTKAVRLINAGARFICTNPDETGPSTEGPLPATGAVAALITKATGKQPYFAGKPNPLMMRTGLNAIGAHSESSAMIGDRMDTDVLAGMEAGMQTFLVLTGLTRPEQVENFPYRPSKVVDSIADLVDRI
- a CDS encoding glycoside hydrolase family 6 protein; this translates as MAGCSSSGDGDDLDDNAGAGISQQPKETDPFWVNPDGNAAEQVAAYAKAGKKEDAEEIRKIAEQPTGEWIGPESPEQEALGFTEAADKAGRTALLVLYNIPHRDCGQYSQGGAADGNAYRTWIDGVAKGIGDRDTTVILEPDAVLHLVDGCTPGEFHEERYDLLKGAITKLKSLKNTKVYVDAGNAGWGHPDQIFEPLKRAGIDQADGFSVNVSNFYTTADSIKYGKELSTKVGNKPFVIDTSRNGNGPYTEGNPDERWCNPPGRALGETPTTKTADPLVDAYVWVKRPGESDGECKGGPKAGEWWVDYALSLAKATK
- a CDS encoding ABC transporter ATP-binding protein, which gives rise to MSGIRFDSVSVAYDGNVVLDSLDLTVEPGEVMALLGPSGSGKTTALRAVAGFVRPASGRVFLGGQDVTDLPPYRRGIGMVVQQYALFPHMRVEENVAFGLKAQKTPKVTKSEIRTRVAEALEMTGMAAYARRYPRELSGGQQQRVAIARALAIRPGVLLLDEPLSALDARLRSGMLAELARLHRELPDVTILYVTHDQVEALTLADRIAVMDSARLQACGTPRELYRAPANEFTASFVGNANLLPVTVGSGGVAFGGGELKVDTEGAAPGAKATLCVRPHLVGLGDGPNGLSGTVTEIQWRGATHRLYVEVDGHPVIADLRELKDPPAHGDEVTLHFSPDDAVLLAAGVSHG
- a CDS encoding 2-aminoethylphosphonate ABC transporter permease subunit; translated protein: MAEVVRRLRAGRGWSRPRGGSRRISKVPRPWLAAVPPVALLSALFLYPLALVVQQSLQPDTGGTSLQPYADVFASHAFREALWTTVWLAVGSTAGCLVLGFVIALVIAFVPFPGARAVARFIDVFLSFPSFLITLALLFIYGTVGMANGLWTDVTGAQDGPFQFLTTPWGVLLAEITYFTPFVVRPLLAAFSQLDTAQLEAASSLGARPLRIIRRVILPEALPALAAGGSLVLVLCLNEFGIVLFTGAKGVTTLPMLVYSKAILESDYPGACVVAVVNVLISVGLYGLYRVVSRRARA
- a CDS encoding alkaline phosphatase family protein, producing the protein MTSHLSRRTVLTTTTATAATLALGASTAPGAHALPTLPNGTSKDKVLVIGMDGLRHDRIDAASAPHLKAMMSEGTYGTSLLYSGPMAATSSGPGWSTIATGVWPDKHGVKDNTFVGKNYARYPGFLARLAQVRPALSTYAAVDWKPLDTQGTVTPGADAKLVLDGDADGYTGHDATIAAETEALLRDQNPDVLFVYFGQSDIVGHNQGAGSQAYLDQIAVQDAFVGRLRAAVKARPSYASERWTVIVATDHGHTDPGGHGGSSIEERRTFVLATGPGIAAGARPIDTRLVDVVPTVLKQLGIPVDPAWGLDGKPVQERSGDPFDALTLATRTDETGIPSTVRGYTHTPPSGWSVINNAMGTGGMTEWRGWAFATDEFWSRTQRDQWRELNVRARGVFAVADSDEWADKSFSGTYDSTLVTPAYDVTGKTKVRLDFTTLYRQEGSQTAQILASFNGGTPTVVKSYTSDVVSQPQSVSVDVPSGAASVSFRFRYTGSNNWYWVIDGVRISQS
- a CDS encoding 2-aminoethylphosphonate ABC transporter substrate-binding protein; its protein translation is MPRNTLKLATALALLAAPALSACGGNSAAADEKVVTVYSADGLKGEHGDGWYDRIFKDFEKQTGIKVEYVEGGSGEMVQRAAREKGNPQADVIVTLPPFIQQADGKGLLQKYAPKGSDQVSGADKAADATWTSVVNNYFGFIYNKKELKQAPATWEELLEGKYKNKLQYSTPGVAGDGTAVLIKAMHDFGGEKPAMDYLRKLQSNNVGPSASTGKLAPKVDKGELLVANGDVQMNFAQSKTMPNLGIWFPAKDGGKPTTFALPYAAGLVTDAPHTENGKKLLDFMLSKDAQKQVSEIGGGFSARQDVKATDANATALAKIIDGVEVFEPDWDDIDKNLTSYVDAWKSATDS